The region GATGGGCCAGATGGGCCACGAAGCAGTGGGAGAGCTGTACAAAACTGGTGTTGCAGACAAAGGGAGCTTTGAGCTTGTCCATGTGCTCCCCATGCCCTGACAGCACCAGCATTAAGCCCAGACTCCTTGTTGTCCCAATGAGGATCCCAGAGAGTCCAGGGTGCACTTTAAGGCTCTTCACCCAAACCCAAGTGTTCCTAGAAGAGCAAGCTCATGAACATGAACCTCCCCACATGCCAAGAGTGAGGTCTTCAGCCTGTGctgaagcaggaggaaaggagTAGGCAGGGCAAAGAGCCATTCTCCAAATCCAAATGCTCCTCAAAGAGCAAGTCCGTGAACACGACCTTCCCTATAAGCTGTGGTCAGCACCATTCAGGTCCCCCAGCAGGAGGAAAGGGGCAGGCATGGCAAGAAGCTACTCACCAAACTCAAGTGCTCCTAGAAAAGCAAGCACATGAACACAACCTTCTCCACGTGCAGAGATCAGCACCATTCAGGCTTCCAGCCTGTGCtgaggcagaaggaaaaggacagACAGGGCAAAAAGGCACTCTACAGACCTGTTAGCCACAGAGTCTGAGGActcctctcctcatagcagcaCAGCAACTCAGGCAGATTCCTGAGACCTCTAAGCACACATCCTCCCACAGGGGAGTGGGGGGTTGGTGGGTCCCCTCATCCCCACCCTCGAGAAGTCATCCTCCAGAAGGAGCAGGGACAGTCATACGCAGCAATGTCAAAGCTCCTCTCCATTTacctgagtgctgctgcttcagcacttTCCAGTGGCTAATGGGAGTGCTGCAAGAGGAGCAGGTCgatgaagaggaaggggaggaagaagcaagcagctcctgattGCCCTGCTGGCAGTTAACAGGAGATCAGTGGGAATTTTAGCCGCCTCGAGGTGGcttattttcccttcctctcagtCTCCCAATCCTCCATTAACCTCTGAAGCTGAGAGGGAGAACACAAAAGTTTCATGAGCTCCAACAAGTTTTCAGAACAGTTTTTAAGCATCCTCTGCTCCTTTTGCTGTCGATTAACGACAAGGGAGAGTCACCATCAGGAGAGGCTTTGGCAAGTCGATCGGTTCCTGTGCTTTAGCACAGCTCAAATGCTCTCAGAGGGTCCCCAAAGAGGCACCAGAGAACCCCAGTTTTTGCAGCACttcccacagcactgcactCTTCCAGGGGCACCACATTTGACTCAACAGCATCACACCAGCTCTCTCGAGCAGCCAGAAAGAGCTTACTCCATTTTGCAGCTGGTTTATCTTTACAAACAGCTTTTTACCTCGGCCTTGCAGTTTGAGAACTATTATCGAACATAACTGATTCTCTCTGACCGACCGCCTCCAGGCAGAGATTAGCTACAGGGTCTTTGCGTAACAAAACCCTCCTCACTCCAGCACCAAGCGCAGCTCCTGGCACTCGTTTTCTGCTGGACTACCTGGCAGGTTGCTGCACCTTTGCCCCTCTCTGCGTTTTAAGAAGccacagcagtggcacagccCACGCAAGGCCATGCAGCAAGAAAGTTTGCAGAAGCACTTGATTGCGAGTCAGGCACCACAGGAGAGCCTCTTTCCATCTGCCCGGAAGGACTGGAAGCACTCAGCTCATCCAGATCAATAGGAAGCAGGCCCAGAGCGTTCTGCCACCAAGGATGCGATGCTTTGACCTCATCCAGAAGAGCAGCCCACAGGGACTGGgcaaaggagggggaaaaaaaaaaaatcccaagatgGAAGGAGGGAAATGGGCCCCATGGGCCTTGTTTTGCACTTTGTTCTTGTCCACGGGTTCAGTTTCAAGCCTTCCTGAAAATGAGGCATTGTCCAGAAGCGTATTATGAAATTCCCAGACCACGTCATGCCAGGAGAACACTGAGAGCGTTTGCGAGGGGGCCGGGTGGGAGAGAAATCCCAGACTATTCCAGGAAATGCAACAGAGACATCCCTGAAATGACTTCCTCTCTagccaggagggaaggagaggaccTCCCACCTCGCTCTCTGCACCCAGCCAAAAAACTGGGTCAgtgacacagccctgctcacagCTAGAGCTTCTCTCCAGACACCAGGACACAGGAAGGGTCCATGCAGGAGGATGAGGATAGGGGCAACCTTGCCCACTCCCGTAGCCCGACCTGCTTCCTGTGAGAGAGCACAGCTAGCTCCCCAGCCCTATTACAGAGGCAGGCAgttcctcctctgcttcctccccagcaccacaaCAGTGCCAGCTGGCTTGAGTGAGAAAACCCGCTTTGGCTTCTCCCTGGCCTTTTATCagccgggggggggggagggggggggaaatcccATACCTCACTTCCAAAGGCTTCCTTTGCCTCTTTCCCAGTTTCTAAGGCATAGGAACCACTCTACCTGACTGGCACACCCCAAACACCTTCACAAGAGGCATGAAGAGCTCAGTCTGGTCTTCAAAACCCAGGACTCAAACTTGAGCCTGCTCAGACCACTCTCCTCAAGTCAAGATAGGGTTGCCACATTCCCTGCTTCACAACCCAGAGCCTAAACACCATCATTCCAGAAAGCCTTCTCCCTTCGCAGCCCCTTCGTCCCTTGACCTTGACACAGATGCCAGCCCCAGTGCCACAGAAGGGGATGGGGGGGTGTCCTTCCTTCAGGCTTGGCACAACGAGGCGAGACCAGCCGGTTAAGTTAGGGGCAGCTTCCCCAACCCTTTCAGGTGAATCATGCCCACTACCACCCCCGGGTCCGGGTACCCACCGAGGGAAGGGATGCCGGGGCAAGGCTCCGGGGAGCCGGTTACTCACCGCTGTGCGAGCTGAACCACCGCGGTGCGATGTGGAGGGGCAACGCGTCGGCCAGCGAGGCCCGGGCACCCAGGTACAGCATCCCGTCTCTATGGTGACCGCCTCCCGTCTCCTGGTAACCGTTGCCATGGGCGTACGTGGAATCGGAACCCGgaccgccgccgccgccgctcggGGCCCGCTCGGCCTCCCCCGCcgcccgcgccgccgccgcgtACAGCCCGAAGGGGACGGCGCCGGCCGCCGCCGGGTCCATGCCCATACCGGCCACCGAGCTGACGGAGCGGCTGCGCAGCCCCatggcgccgccgccgccgccgccacccgCTCGGTAATGGCCGAAGGGGGGCggccccccccctcctcccggCGGCGGCACGGCGCTGTCATCCGTCGACACCCCCGGGAACGGGCCCCGCGAACGGGTCGCCGTGCTCTGCTTGCCCCCCATATGGGCTCCGCCGGGCCGGAGGGAGCCGAGCGACAGCCCCCCGCGGGGAACGGGGCCGCGCCGCCCCCGGGAGGCGAGAGGGGGCGGAAGGAAGCGGGGGGGCGCGGGGAAGCTACGGGCGAAAACCCATCCCCGCCCCAGGCATCCTCCCCCCGCCGGGCCCGCAGGGGCGAGGGAGCCCCGAGTCCGCCGCCGCCGTCACCCCCGGCGGGGGCCGCCGACGGCTCCGGGGCCGCGGAGCGGGGGGAGTGGAACGGGACCGgcgggggaaggagggagggagaggggatggaggCCGGCCGGGTCGCTCCGCCCGCCTCGCTCCTGCCCGGGGCGCGGCCGGCAGCCGGGCGACGATCAGCTGCGGCCCATGAggcggcggggggcggcgggggcTGTAGGCCCCGCTCCGCTGCGCTGCGCCGGGCACGGCCTCGCTGCCGGCCGCCGCCAGCTGCCTGGGTGCTCGGCGCCGCGCCGGAGACAATAGAGGCCGGCAGCACGCATGCTCCCGCCCCCGGCCCCCCCGGCCCGCCGCCCTTAACCCCTGCGCTGCTGCCGGCCGCCGCTGCCGTAGGCTGGCGCTTTCTAACGCGGCCTGCTGGTCGCGGAGACCCCGCTCCCCGGGCAGGGCAGGCGCTGCCCCGCGGAGCACAGGCCTCGGACCTCCCCCTTTCCACACACACTGAGCCTGCAGCGGGGCCGTACGGACCCACGGGGAGCCGGCCACAGCGAGCCTCTCAGGGGAGGCCTGGGCCGTGCGGAGCCTACTAAGCCATGAGGCCCCACGGGCTCTGTAGGACCCTCGGTGGCAGTTTACCAGGGAGAACGGGAAGGGGGGGGCCGTGCGGCTCTATGTGTGTGGCGAGGCGAGACTACACTTCCAAGCGGGCCCTGCGCGGCGCGCCCCCGCCGTCCGCATGCGCGCTGCCGCCGCCCCGCCCCTGCCCCACCGGCGTCGGAGGTTGCTGGGGCGGCCCAAGATGGCGGCGCGCTGGAGCAGCGAGAATGTGGTGGTGGAGTTCCGCGACGCACAGGTCGGAAGGGCTGCCGCCGCTGCCGGCGGGCTGCCGCTCTCACCGGGCTTCGGGGGGAGCCTCCCAGGGCCGGTAGGGCTGGAGTGGGAGAGAGGGTGAAGGGGGCCTGGCCCGGGAGGCCCCGCAGGGCCTTTTGCTGGTTGTGGACGGGGCTGAGGCCAGCTCGGAGGCGGTTGCGCGGAGATAACGCCTTAATTCACCAGGCACTTTAATCTTAATTAGATCCCGGGTCTATTTGTAGAAGTATGTTGTCAGGCGTAATAGAAAGTATTGCCACTTCCCACATGTCTTTTCGTCATTTTTCCTCAGAGACCATTCTGGCGACGTTTATTTCTATGATAGAAAATGGTTAAGTATTATTGCTCGGTTAGCAGGCAGAGCGGGTTAAATTTATTTATAGCTGGCAAAAAGGTCAGCTTTTGTTTCTGAAGCCGCTGGTTGCAGTTGAACTCCCCTCAGAATTTGCTTATGTGCTGTCTTGGAAGCTATTCTAAGAAACGTGGTTGTTTTTAGACGTTGACAGTTGCTTGGGTGTGGTGGGGCAACGATGGATTACTTCTGTAGGAAACACCTTGAACGCCTCCAGATCTGATTGCTGCTTCGTAATTGCTTCTTCATATTGGGGTGTTGGAGGtgaagaggggaggggacagCTGTTTccatcctcttctgcagcagctgttttCAATCTGACTGTTGAGCAAATGTGTACCTTACTGGAGAGGTTCACCACTGGTATTTCAGTTGCTTTAACTTGCTGTGGTGTGATCCTGAGCTGTACTGAGCTGCCTCCTCTCTTGTCTGAAACCAGAGAGCTTCAGTACCTCACACTGCTGGGATGCAGCTTCAGCCTGAACTCATTTGTGCATGAGTGCTTCTTGTTGGTGCCTGCACAAATGTTCCGGGAGATGGAAAACTTGagcttgaggagctggagcaccttggCTGTAATCATGATCTCTAGGTTGGGAGGTGACCTGCTaaagagcagccccatggagaaggactttgggaGTCTTGGTGggcaacaagttatccatggcacatcaatgtgtccttgtggccaagaaggccaatgggatcctgggggtcattcagaagagtgtgtccagcagatcaagagaggttctcctccccctctactctgccctattgaggccccacctggaacattgtgtccagttctgggctccccaattcaagagtgacagggatctgctggagagagtccaagggagggctacaaggatgatgaagggactggagcactgctgtttagtctggagaagagaagactgagaggggatctgatcaatgtctgtaaatacctgagggctgggggtcaggaaggaagggacaggaacagcctctgctcacttgtgctctgggacaggacaaggggcaatggatggaaactccagcacaggaagttcgacctcaatgtgaggaagaacttctttactgtaagggtcacagagcactggagcaggctgcccagagatgctgtggagtctccttctctggagactttcaagccctgtctggatgtgttcttgtgtgatctgtgctggattctctggtcctgctctggcaggggggttggactcggagatctccagaggtcccttccaacccctagcatcctgtgatctggTACCAGGCTTGAGCTCTGCCTGTAGGCCATCTACTTCCAAAATCCCTACCCTAAACCCATCTTAAATGGAAACAAAGGTCAAAAGGCTGTGTAGCTGTCATGTTTGTAGCCTGTACGTGTCTGTAAGCACTGCAGTTACCTTTGTTCACTGTGCCAGAGTGCATTGTGTGAAAACTACAGCACCCAACCCACACTTCAGAGAATCTCTCTGTGCTTTGGGCCAGTATTGCTTACAGGCAGcgttttttttctctacaagCTGACAGAGATGGCAGTCTCTGTACTCTTCTGATTTCAACAGGACCCACAGGCTCTTGCCAGGCTGCCTGGGCTATCAAAGGTGAGCAAAGCTCATCAGGGCCAGCGGTGAAGTAGGACCATTTGTAGATGGGAAGTTAGCCATGCAGGGAACTGGTCTTTCTTGCTAGGAGTTTGCAGCTCTTGAAAACCAGCATAGCCTTGGTAAATCCAGTTGATCTGTGGCCTTTCAAGTGGAGAGAGTGAAGCTGGCTTCAAAATGCTTGTAAGTTTAGACATGAAAAGGTGTTTTCCTTGGCTTGCCTAGCAGA is a window of Indicator indicator isolate 239-I01 chromosome 19, UM_Iind_1.1, whole genome shotgun sequence DNA encoding:
- the ZNRF1 gene encoding E3 ubiquitin-protein ligase ZNRF1, which codes for MGGKQSTATRSRGPFPGVSTDDSAVPPPGGGGGPPPFGHYRAGGGGGGGAMGLRSRSVSSVAGMGMDPAAAGAVPFGLYAAAARAAGEAERAPSGGGGGPGSDSTYAHGNGYQETGGGHHRDGMLYLGARASLADALPLHIAPRWFSSHSGFKCPICSKSVASDEMEMHFIMCLSKPRLSYNDDVLTKDAGECVICLEELLQGDTIARLPCLCIYHKSCIDSWFEVNRSCPEHPSD